Proteins encoded by one window of Anaeromyxobacter sp.:
- a CDS encoding NapC/NirT family cytochrome c: protein MKRLLSDLTRTRLGLAGAFLATVTGLLLVTLLVLSLAGFEGGPYFGLLAFMLLPALFVAGLLLIPAGAWLERRRIAHGGAPSPPLPVLDLNDVSSRRKVLWIAGLTVINVIVVAVATYRGVHAMESPAFCGSCHTVMDPEFSAYSRSPHQRVRCVECHIGPGASWFVKSKLSGSWQMISVMLHLYPTPIPTPVENLRPARDTCEQCHWPTKFVGDRLKVLTHHDEDEASTPTKTVLVLRVGGLGAGGGQGIHHHVSPGVVVRYQADARREVMGAVEVTHADGTRLTYLPKAGTPPASPDGEWRTMDCIDCHNRPTHQFRGAEWELDQALESGRVDRTLPFLRREGLKAMTAPYGSPAEARQGIEAALAAFYARERPEVLAQRGPAVTAAAAELAEAWARNVWPQMKITWGTYPSQLGHVATPGCFRCHDEEHATAEGKVLSQDCGLCHTLLADGEHDPAILKQLSP from the coding sequence ATGAAGCGGCTGCTCAGCGACCTGACCCGCACCCGGCTCGGCCTGGCCGGCGCGTTCCTGGCCACCGTCACCGGCCTGCTGCTGGTGACCCTGCTGGTGCTGTCGCTGGCCGGCTTCGAGGGCGGGCCCTACTTCGGGCTGCTGGCCTTCATGCTCCTGCCCGCCCTCTTCGTGGCCGGCCTGCTGCTCATCCCGGCCGGCGCCTGGCTGGAGCGGCGCCGCATCGCCCACGGCGGCGCCCCGTCCCCGCCGCTGCCGGTGCTCGACCTGAACGACGTCTCCTCGCGCCGCAAGGTCCTCTGGATCGCCGGGCTCACGGTCATCAACGTCATCGTGGTGGCGGTGGCCACCTACCGCGGCGTGCACGCCATGGAGTCGCCGGCCTTCTGCGGCTCCTGCCACACCGTGATGGACCCGGAGTTCTCCGCCTACTCCCGCTCGCCGCACCAGCGGGTGCGCTGCGTCGAGTGCCACATCGGGCCGGGCGCCTCCTGGTTCGTGAAGTCCAAGCTCTCCGGCTCCTGGCAGATGATCTCGGTCATGCTGCACCTCTACCCCACGCCCATCCCCACCCCCGTGGAGAACCTCCGCCCGGCGCGCGACACCTGCGAGCAGTGCCACTGGCCCACCAAGTTCGTGGGCGACCGGCTCAAGGTGCTGACCCACCACGACGAGGACGAGGCCAGCACGCCCACGAAGACGGTGCTGGTGCTGCGGGTGGGCGGGCTAGGGGCCGGCGGCGGCCAGGGCATCCACCACCACGTCAGCCCGGGCGTGGTGGTCCGCTACCAGGCCGACGCCCGGCGCGAGGTCATGGGGGCCGTCGAGGTGACCCACGCCGACGGGACCCGCCTCACCTACCTGCCCAAGGCCGGGACCCCGCCGGCCAGCCCGGACGGCGAGTGGCGCACCATGGACTGCATCGACTGCCACAACCGGCCCACCCACCAGTTCCGGGGCGCCGAGTGGGAGCTCGACCAGGCGCTGGAGTCCGGCCGCGTCGACCGCACCCTCCCCTTCCTGCGGCGGGAGGGGCTGAAGGCCATGACCGCGCCCTACGGATCGCCGGCCGAGGCGCGGCAGGGCATCGAGGCGGCCCTGGCCGCCTTCTACGCCCGGGAGCGGCCCGAGGTGCTGGCGCAGCGCGGGCCGGCCGTGACGGCCGCGGCCGCCGAGCTGGCCGAGGCCTGGGCCCGCAACGTCTGGCCGCAGATGAAGATCACCTGGGGCACCTACCCCTCGCAGCTCGGCCACGTCGCCACCCCCGGCTGCTTCCGCTGCCACGACGAGGAGCACGCCACCGCCGAGGGCAAGGTCCTCTCGCAGGACTGCGGCCTGTGCCACACCCTGCTGGCCGACGGCGAGCACGACCCGGCCATCCTGAAGCAGCTGTCGCCGTAG
- a CDS encoding class I SAM-dependent methyltransferase, with protein MATSRTRPPPSPTRAPARRGAAAAAGPARPRPRPPRPGRAAAPGVDRHVLYARAVQHADSELELLEWVARRAGRPAQSLREDFCGTALLASSWIGRGPRRTATAVDLDPEVLAWARTHRLPALGPRAGRLRLVQADVRRGPRGPFDAVLALNFSYQVFTTREALRGYLASARRALAPGGVMVLDAFGGWLAQKPLTERRRIAGGVTYVWQQEAFDPITHRLRCAIHFQLPGGQRLRRAFTYDWRLWTLPELTELMAEAGFEGVEVLWDPTPQESDPAWEPRRAADNQPGFLAYVTGRRPRR; from the coding sequence ATGGCCACCTCCAGGACCCGCCCGCCGCCGAGCCCCACCCGCGCCCCCGCCCGGCGCGGCGCCGCCGCTGCCGCCGGTCCGGCGCGCCCGCGCCCGCGCCCGCCGCGGCCCGGCCGCGCCGCCGCGCCGGGGGTGGACCGCCACGTGCTCTACGCGCGCGCGGTGCAGCACGCCGACAGCGAGCTCGAGCTGCTGGAGTGGGTGGCGCGGCGGGCCGGGCGGCCGGCCCAGTCGCTGCGCGAGGACTTCTGCGGCACGGCGCTGCTGGCCTCCAGCTGGATCGGGCGCGGCCCGCGCCGCACCGCCACCGCGGTGGACCTCGACCCGGAGGTGCTGGCCTGGGCCAGGACCCACCGGCTGCCCGCCCTGGGGCCCAGGGCCGGACGCCTCCGCCTGGTCCAGGCCGACGTGCGCCGGGGGCCGCGCGGCCCGTTCGACGCCGTGCTGGCCCTCAACTTCAGCTACCAGGTCTTCACCACCCGGGAGGCGCTGCGCGGCTACCTGGCCTCGGCGCGCCGCGCCCTGGCGCCCGGCGGGGTGATGGTGCTCGACGCCTTCGGCGGCTGGCTGGCCCAGAAGCCGCTCACCGAGCGGCGCCGCATCGCCGGCGGGGTCACCTACGTCTGGCAGCAGGAGGCCTTCGACCCCATCACCCACCGCCTCCGCTGCGCCATCCACTTCCAGCTGCCCGGCGGCCAGCGGCTGCGGCGCGCCTTCACCTACGACTGGCGGCTCTGGACGCTGCCCGAGCTGACCGAGCTCATGGCGGAGGCCGGGTTCGAGGGGGTCGAGGTGCTCTGGGACCCCACGCCCCAGGAGTCGGACCCGGCCTGGGAGCCGCGCCGCGCCGCCGACAACCAGCCGGGCTTCCTGGCCTACGTCACCGGGCGGCGCCCGCGGCGCTGA
- a CDS encoding YebC/PmpR family DNA-binding transcriptional regulator — translation MGRIFETRKATMFARWNKMAKVFTRISKDIVIAVKAGGPSPDTNAALRRALQNARGANMPKDKVEGAIKRASGQDQQAYEVVLYEGYAPHGVAVVVETATDNVVRTVANVRVGFKNHGGNMGTTGSVAFQFQKMGAFRLAPEGLDPDALELDLIDHGLEELGEGTGEKGEKQLVIRCAFASFGAMQAALEERKLPVISAELEYVPQNPVTLPEEQAKEVLELVDALEQDDDVQRVFHNLA, via the coding sequence ATGGGACGCATCTTCGAGACGCGCAAGGCCACGATGTTCGCCCGCTGGAACAAGATGGCGAAGGTCTTCACGCGCATCAGCAAGGACATCGTCATCGCGGTGAAGGCCGGCGGCCCCAGCCCGGACACCAACGCGGCCCTGCGCCGCGCCCTGCAGAACGCCCGCGGCGCCAACATGCCGAAGGACAAGGTGGAGGGCGCCATCAAGCGCGCCTCGGGCCAGGACCAGCAGGCCTACGAGGTGGTGCTCTACGAGGGCTACGCGCCCCACGGCGTGGCGGTGGTGGTGGAGACGGCCACCGACAACGTGGTCCGCACGGTGGCCAACGTGCGGGTGGGGTTCAAGAACCACGGCGGCAACATGGGGACCACCGGCAGCGTGGCCTTCCAGTTCCAGAAGATGGGCGCCTTCCGGCTGGCGCCGGAGGGGCTCGACCCAGACGCCCTCGAGCTCGACCTCATCGACCACGGGCTGGAGGAGCTGGGCGAGGGGACCGGCGAGAAGGGCGAGAAGCAGCTGGTCATCCGCTGCGCCTTCGCCAGCTTCGGGGCCATGCAGGCGGCGCTGGAGGAGCGCAAGCTGCCGGTCATCTCCGCCGAGCTGGAGTACGTGCCGCAGAACCCGGTGACCCTCCCGGAGGAGCAGGCCAAGGAGGTGCTGGAGCTGGTGGACGCGCTGGAGCAGGACGACGACGTCCAGCGGGTCTTCCACAACCTGGCCTGA
- a CDS encoding response regulator produces MPEQESSAGQPDDSSSRQLAEERLRQSEEKFSKVFLTIPDTLVVTRAGDGLLLDANPGFELATGWPRQDAVGRSTLALALWADPAERTHMVERLAAGGEVLYQPFTFRRRSGALREGVYSARAVTLGGEACVLFCMQDVTERRRLEAAHADMEAQLRQAQKLEAVGQVAGGVAHDFNNLLTVQVAGLATLEEMAGLPEEAREVVGEIREAARAAAGLTRQLLAFSRRQVLQPRRADLAEVLRSFLKMVRRVLREDVVLELRLGGEPLWLDADVGMLEQVLMNLAVNARDAMPDGGRLVVAADLVALGEAAAALHPEARVGRFVQLAVSDSGHGMDQATQRRIFEPFFTTKPHGQGSGLGLATAYGIVKQHGGWIEVVSRPGAGATFLVHYPAAEAPLVQAMTPVPQAAALPRGAGQRVLLAEDEPAVRRSLCSWLGRLGYQVTEAADGAAAEQAWRAEPGAFHLLLTDLVMPGGTSGLELVRRLRAEDPGLPALVMSGHGPDLAAGLPTGVGFLPKPWAPEELARAIHRELRRRPGAGG; encoded by the coding sequence ATGCCGGAGCAGGAGTCCAGCGCGGGCCAGCCGGACGACAGCAGCTCGCGCCAGCTGGCCGAGGAGCGGCTGCGCCAGTCCGAGGAGAAGTTCTCCAAGGTCTTCCTGACCATCCCCGACACCCTGGTGGTGACCCGCGCCGGCGACGGCCTGCTGCTGGACGCCAACCCCGGCTTCGAGCTGGCCACCGGCTGGCCGCGCCAGGACGCGGTGGGCCGCTCCACCCTGGCCCTGGCCCTGTGGGCCGACCCGGCGGAGCGGACCCACATGGTGGAGCGGCTGGCCGCCGGGGGCGAGGTGCTGTACCAGCCGTTCACCTTCCGCCGGCGCAGCGGCGCCCTGCGGGAGGGGGTCTACTCGGCCCGCGCCGTGACCCTGGGCGGCGAGGCCTGCGTCCTCTTCTGCATGCAGGACGTCACCGAGCGGCGCCGCCTGGAGGCGGCCCACGCCGACATGGAGGCGCAGCTCCGCCAGGCCCAGAAGCTGGAGGCCGTGGGCCAGGTGGCCGGGGGGGTGGCCCACGACTTCAACAACCTCCTCACCGTCCAGGTGGCCGGGCTGGCGACGCTGGAGGAGATGGCCGGCCTGCCCGAGGAGGCGCGCGAGGTGGTCGGCGAGATCCGCGAGGCGGCGCGCGCGGCCGCCGGGCTGACCCGCCAGCTGCTGGCCTTCAGCCGCCGCCAGGTGCTGCAGCCGCGGCGCGCCGACCTGGCCGAGGTGCTGCGCTCCTTCCTCAAGATGGTGCGCCGGGTGCTGCGCGAGGACGTGGTGCTCGAGCTGCGGCTGGGCGGCGAGCCGCTCTGGCTGGACGCCGACGTGGGCATGCTGGAGCAGGTGCTCATGAACCTGGCGGTCAACGCCCGCGACGCCATGCCGGACGGGGGTCGCCTGGTGGTGGCCGCCGACCTGGTGGCGCTCGGCGAGGCGGCCGCGGCCCTCCACCCCGAGGCCCGGGTCGGCCGCTTCGTGCAGCTGGCCGTCAGCGACTCCGGCCACGGCATGGACCAGGCCACCCAGCGCCGCATCTTCGAGCCCTTCTTCACCACCAAGCCGCACGGCCAGGGCAGCGGGCTCGGGCTGGCCACCGCCTACGGCATCGTCAAGCAGCACGGCGGCTGGATCGAGGTGGTGAGCCGGCCCGGGGCCGGCGCCACCTTCCTGGTCCACTACCCGGCCGCCGAGGCCCCCCTGGTCCAGGCCATGACGCCGGTCCCCCAGGCGGCGGCGCTCCCCCGCGGCGCCGGGCAGCGGGTGCTGCTGGCCGAGGACGAGCCCGCGGTGCGACGCTCGCTCTGCTCCTGGCTCGGCCGCCTCGGCTACCAGGTGACGGAGGCGGCCGACGGCGCCGCGGCGGAGCAGGCCTGGCGGGCCGAGCCGGGCGCCTTCCACCTGCTGCTCACCGACCTGGTCATGCCGGGCGGGACCAGCGGCCTGGAGCTGGTGCGCCGGCTGCGCGCCGAGGACCCGGGGCTGCCGGCGCTCGTCATGTCGGGCCACGGCCCCGACCTGGCGGCCGGCCTGCCCACCGGGGTCGGCTTCCTGCCGAAGCCCTGGGCGCCGGAGGAGCTGGCGCGCGCCATCCACCGCGAGCTGCGCCGCCGCCCAGGCGCAGGGGGCTAG
- a CDS encoding cytochrome c biogenesis protein CcdA, which produces MELGLSTLALTFGAGLASVASPCVLPVVPLIVTGTAEEHRSRPALVVVGIALSFVAMGVLTSLFGAVIGPALPALEKVVGVLVLVFGLLLLADVNLFKRLGWLQRLQPSVGGRWSGLVMGLSLGLVWIPCVGPMLSSVLATVAAEGTLSAGVLLLLVYSAGFAVPMLLVGYGSQALRRRIRAISGRPLVVRWASGLLLVAFGLVILDKGMLFAGM; this is translated from the coding sequence ATGGAGCTCGGCCTCTCGACCCTGGCGCTCACCTTCGGCGCCGGGCTGGCCAGCGTGGCCAGCCCGTGCGTGCTGCCGGTGGTGCCGCTCATCGTCACCGGCACCGCCGAGGAGCACCGCTCGCGGCCCGCCCTGGTGGTGGTGGGCATCGCGCTGAGCTTCGTGGCCATGGGGGTCCTCACCAGCCTCTTCGGCGCCGTCATCGGCCCCGCCCTGCCGGCGCTCGAGAAGGTGGTGGGGGTGCTGGTGCTGGTCTTCGGGCTGCTCCTGCTGGCCGACGTCAACCTCTTCAAGCGGCTGGGCTGGCTGCAGCGCCTCCAGCCGTCGGTGGGGGGGCGCTGGTCCGGCCTGGTCATGGGGCTGAGCCTGGGGCTGGTCTGGATCCCCTGCGTCGGCCCCATGCTCTCGTCGGTGCTGGCCACGGTGGCCGCCGAGGGGACCCTCTCGGCCGGGGTGCTGCTGCTGCTGGTCTACTCGGCCGGCTTCGCGGTGCCCATGCTGCTGGTGGGCTACGGCTCGCAGGCGCTGCGCCGCCGCATCCGCGCCATCTCCGGCCGGCCGCTGGTGGTGCGCTGGGCCTCCGGCCTGCTGCTGGTGGCCTTCGGCCTGGTGATCCTCGACAAGGGGATGCTCTTCGCCGGGATGTAG